A single Tenacibaculum sp. 190524A02b DNA region contains:
- a CDS encoding T9SS type A sorting domain-containing protein: MKIKLIYIAVLLGFNWSLISQTISSSVVASGGNTITNGTTTMDVTIGELVITDINNSETTLNQGFQQTTVYDVNTVSWDGSTNSFWTEITNWSTNSVPETPNDVVIPNTPNSPIISSGVTAEMNDLTVGTSASFDISDNGAVLVNGNLETNETINIGSSTNTSGTLIVKGRANGMISYERTGLLANKWSIITAPVSGQSIKEFIENPANGIRVNPTVTPNRYAVAYYDDAKATGSKWTYYTADDIQTNTLTFEKGKGYIISRATDGSVYFTGTIETTDVSVAVQAGQWNSLGNPYTAYMPVNNNAGVNFIQENINKFNPANVGVYIWDVNQNKYIPQTLVGNPISLAVGQGFFIRTTEGVSTVNFKEAQRLSDASNAGVFSRKKVTAGIQITASQDGISVNTHIKYLPKATNGLDSGYDLGNFEGAEFDIYTQLVSGDSEEQFTIQSLPNTKEAMVIPLGITSKAKKEVTITVSTENLGDGMEVFLEDNVLQTKTKLTNNTKHSIVFNEDVKGTGRFYLHVKGTTLTTDNTIIANNTEMKVYTVSNKNLMVEGIHDETFTLSIYNSLGGKVVDKSLVGKGKNSILLNELSTGVYVVKVTSKQRSHSKKVIIK, translated from the coding sequence ATGAAGATAAAACTAATTTATATAGCAGTTCTTTTGGGGTTTAATTGGTCATTAATTTCTCAAACAATAAGCAGCAGTGTAGTAGCTAGTGGTGGAAATACCATTACAAACGGAACTACGACTATGGATGTTACCATTGGAGAATTAGTAATTACTGATATTAATAATAGTGAAACTACCTTAAATCAAGGCTTTCAACAAACTACTGTTTATGATGTAAATACAGTTTCTTGGGATGGTAGCACCAATTCATTTTGGACAGAGATTACCAATTGGAGTACTAATTCAGTACCAGAAACACCCAATGATGTAGTAATACCCAATACACCAAATTCACCAATAATAAGTTCAGGGGTAACTGCTGAAATGAATGATTTGACAGTAGGAACTTCAGCTTCTTTTGATATTTCAGATAATGGAGCTGTACTAGTTAATGGAAATTTGGAAACTAATGAAACGATTAACATAGGGTCATCTACCAATACAAGCGGGACTTTAATAGTTAAAGGAAGAGCTAATGGAATGATTAGTTATGAACGAACTGGCTTATTAGCAAATAAATGGAGTATTATTACGGCACCAGTTTCAGGACAAAGTATTAAAGAGTTTATAGAGAATCCAGCCAACGGAATTCGAGTAAATCCAACGGTAACCCCTAATCGTTATGCGGTAGCATATTATGATGATGCAAAAGCTACAGGTTCTAAATGGACGTATTACACAGCAGATGATATTCAAACTAATACATTAACCTTTGAAAAAGGGAAAGGGTATATTATATCAAGAGCAACGGATGGCAGTGTATATTTTACAGGAACTATTGAAACTACTGATGTATCCGTTGCAGTACAAGCGGGACAGTGGAATTCTTTAGGGAACCCCTATACCGCTTACATGCCAGTAAATAACAATGCAGGGGTAAACTTTATCCAAGAAAACATAAATAAGTTCAATCCAGCTAATGTAGGTGTATATATTTGGGATGTAAATCAAAATAAATACATACCACAAACCTTAGTAGGGAATCCAATTTCTCTAGCAGTAGGGCAAGGCTTTTTTATAAGAACAACAGAGGGAGTTTCAACTGTTAATTTTAAAGAAGCACAGCGTTTATCAGACGCTAGCAATGCAGGTGTATTTTCAAGGAAAAAAGTAACGGCAGGTATTCAAATAACAGCAAGTCAAGATGGTATTTCTGTTAATACACACATAAAATATCTACCAAAAGCCACAAATGGCTTAGACTCTGGTTATGATCTAGGTAACTTTGAAGGTGCTGAATTTGATATTTATACTCAATTAGTTTCTGGTGATTCTGAGGAACAGTTTACAATACAATCATTACCTAATACAAAAGAAGCAATGGTAATTCCGTTAGGAATTACTTCTAAAGCTAAAAAAGAAGTAACCATTACTGTGAGTACAGAAAACTTAGGAGATGGAATGGAAGTGTTTTTAGAAGACAATGTATTGCAAACAAAAACTAAATTAACAAACAATACTAAACACTCAATAGTATTTAATGAAGATGTAAAGGGAACCGGACGTTTTTATTTACATGTTAAAGGAACAACACTAACAACTGATAATACTATAATTGCAAATAATACAGAAATGAAAGTATATACCGTTTCAAATAAAAATTTGATGGTAGAGGGAATACATGATGAAACATTTACACTAAGCATATACAATTCACTTGGAGGAAAAGTAGTTGATAAAAGTTTGGTAGGAAAAGGTAAGAATTCAATTTTATTAAATGAATTAAGTACTGGAGTTTATGTTGTAAAAGTAACTTCTAAACAAAGAAGTCATAGTAAAAAAGTAATTATTAAATAA